CATGCGGCGCTCCAAGCGGAGTAACACCAAGCGTGAGAGGCGGATCGGTAGGCAGCAACTCGGCCTGAGGCCTGTGTATGGACGCTAAAACTCATGCCTATGAGGGAGCGGTATGACGTTCCACGACCTGCGGGGCTTCTTCGCGCCCACCGCCAGAGCGGTGTCCGAAACGTTCGACGAGTGGCTGGTCGCGGCCGCCACGGCCGAACCCGCCGCCCGGGACGAGGCGCTGCTGCGGTGGGAGAGGGCACCGGCAGCCCGGCGGGCGCATCCGCGCGAGGAGCACCTGCTGCCGCTGATGGTCGTCGCCGGAGCCGCTGGCGACGATCGCGGCACCGTGGGCTTCAGCGGCTACTTTGCCGGGGTCCGCCTCTCGGCCTATCACTTCGGGTAAGCCCCGCACCTGGCGGCCCCTTGGACCGAAGCCGTCGGTGGCCGGCGGGGCGCCCTTGCGGTCAGTTTGCGAGTGCCCGCCGGATGGCCTCGGTGAGGTCCAGGCGGCGGATGTCCTGGGTGAAGCCGGTGGTGAGGTCCCCGGTGGCATGGAGGAGCGCCGCCAGATCCGGTGTGCCGAGCCACGGCCGGAACGCCAGTACGGTCGCGATCGCCCCGGCCACTACCGGCGCAGCCTGGCTCGTACCGGACGCGATCGCGTAACGGGCTCCGCGGCCGGTGGAGACGATGTCCACGCCAGGCGCCGCCAGTCGCACCTGCGGCCCGGCCGACGAGAACGTCGCCCGCCGGTCGGCCGTGTCCACCGCGGACACGGCGATGACCCCGTCGGTGGCGGCTGGGAAGTGCACGATGTCGGTGCCGTCATTGCCCGCAGCGGCCACGACCACGATGCCGGCGGCCAGGGTCCGGGCGATCGCCTGATCCAGCAGGGCGGACCGGCGAGTGGTGCCGAAACTCATGTTGACGACCTTCGCGCCCGCCGCCCGCGCCGCGTCCAGGCCCGCGATGACCTCGGCGAGCGTGCCGCCGCCCCTGGCATCCAGCACCTTGATCGCCAGCAGGCGCACCTCGGGGG
Above is a genomic segment from Candidatus Tanganyikabacteria bacterium containing:
- a CDS encoding S8 family serine peptidase — protein: MAPGTLPLLGFSPPTIDDPLYAAQWFLPRIGVPEAWLAAAGRAFAPVTVAVLDSGIDVTHPDLAGRATLGPTFVAGTSSSADDFGHGTHVAGIIGARSGNGIGVAAVAPEVRLLAIKVLDARGGGTLAEVIAGLDAARAAGAKVVNMSFGTTRRSALLDQAIARTLAAGIVVVAAAGNDGTDIVHFPAATDGVIAVSAVDTADRRATFSSAGPQVRLAAPGVDIVSTGRGARYAIASGTSQAAPVVAGAIATVLAFRPWLGTPDLAALLHATGDLTTGFTQDIRRLDLTEAIRRALAN